Proteins co-encoded in one Acidiferrobacterales bacterium genomic window:
- a CDS encoding ABC transporter ATP-binding protein — MTALENLSLEIPEKQFAVIVGPSGCGKSSLLNLVAGLTEVSQGSCHINKKLITEPGADRGMVFQNYSLFPWLTVRKNVEFGLSLQKLSARERSQRVDHYINAVGLNGFEDAYSNQLSGGMQQRAAIARALANDPDVLLMDEPFGALDSQTRTIMQRLLLDVWENEQKTVLFITHDIDEALFLGDVVYVMSKRPGTIIDSITVELERPRHYEVVTDDHFIKLKRKIMAYLHREVEQNASADSPLT; from the coding sequence GTGACTGCGCTTGAAAATTTGTCACTGGAAATCCCGGAGAAACAATTCGCAGTCATTGTAGGGCCATCGGGCTGCGGCAAGTCGAGTCTGCTCAATCTGGTGGCCGGACTGACGGAGGTGTCACAAGGCAGTTGCCATATCAACAAGAAATTAATCACTGAGCCTGGAGCAGACCGCGGAATGGTGTTTCAGAATTATTCGCTGTTTCCGTGGCTGACAGTCCGTAAAAATGTCGAGTTTGGGCTCTCGTTGCAGAAACTATCCGCTCGCGAACGGTCACAACGCGTAGACCACTATATCAATGCTGTTGGTCTGAATGGTTTCGAAGATGCCTACTCGAACCAGTTGTCAGGAGGCATGCAACAAAGAGCGGCGATCGCCCGCGCATTGGCCAATGACCCGGATGTACTGCTGATGGACGAGCCTTTCGGCGCGCTCGACAGTCAGACTCGCACTATCATGCAGAGACTGCTATTGGACGTGTGGGAAAACGAGCAGAAAACCGTCTTGTTTATCACTCACGACATCGATGAGGCTCTATTTCTTGGTGATGTGGTATACGTGATGTCAAAAAGACCCGGGACGATTATTGATTCCATCACAGTCGAACTTGAGCGTCCCCGTCATTACGAAGTCGTAACTGACGATCATTTCATAAAGTTAAAGCGTAAAATCATGGCTTATCTGCATCGCGAGGTTGAACAAAATGCGAGTGCCGATTCGCCGCTGACTTGA